From a single Rutidosis leptorrhynchoides isolate AG116_Rl617_1_P2 chromosome 5, CSIRO_AGI_Rlap_v1, whole genome shotgun sequence genomic region:
- the LOC139847023 gene encoding probable acyl-CoA dehydrogenase IBR3 — protein sequence MAQHTDERVVKVNSSHEFDHDALFRYCLIHVEGFPVSSSKFSISQFGHGQSNPTYLIELQSGPLMKRYVLRKKPPGKLLQSAHAVEREFQVLHALSTHTLVPVPKVFCLCTDSSVIGTPFYIMEFLEGRIFLDPMLPGVAPSRRRALYHASARALASLHSVDVDAIGLGNYGRRNNYCKRQVERWANQYIASTGEGKSERNPKMLKLIDWLRQNIPSEDSSGSTAGLVHGDFRIDNLVFHPIEDKVIGILDWELSTLGNQMCDVAYNCLMYVGDISHDKVKHNNGFEVTDVPEGVPLLEEYLNDYCSAAGKPWPVTGWKFYVAFSLFRGASILAGVHSRYIMGNASGGKRAQDAGEKANDLIQIAWSYIQRETVLSQNPLSGTKGKDYVYGVANNKIDEELEEGGRFVPNKKVKDLREKLIKFMEERIYPMEPEFSKLAQSSMRWTVHPEEEKLKEMAKKEGLWNLFIPVDSAARAREVLFGGRDDNAIGMGFPNQLGAGLSNLEYGYLCEIMGRSVWAPQVFNCGAPDTGNTEVLLRYGNKEQLQEWLIPLLNGTIRSGFAMTEPQVASSDATNIECSIKREGDTYVINGKKWWTSGAMDPRCKLLIVMGKTDFNAPSHKQQSMILVDINTPGVTVVRHLTVFGFDDAPHGHAEVSFENVCVPAKNILLGEGRGFEIAQGRLGPGRLHHCMRLIGAAERGMQLMVQRALERKTFGKLIAQHGSFVTDLAKCRIELERTRLLVLEAADQLDRHGNKKARGALAMAKVAAPNMALKVLDTAIQVHGAAGVSGDTVLSLLWATARTLRIADGPDEVHLGTIAKLELKRAKL from the exons ATGGCTCAACATACTGATGAGCGTGTTGTAAAAGTGAATTCATCACATGAATTTGACCACGATGCTTTGTTTCGTTACTGTTTGATTCATGTTGAAGGTTTCCCGGTTTCCTCTTCCAAATTTTCAATTTCTCAG TTTGGGCATGGTCAATCAAACCCAACATATCTTATAGAGCTGCAGTCGGGCCCTCTTATGAAAAGGTATGTTTTGAGAAAGAAGCCCCCTGGTAAACTTCTTCAATCCGCTCATGCTGTCGAAAGAGAATTTCAG GTGCTTCATGCGTTGAGTACTCATACACTTGTTCCTGTTCCAAAAGTGTTTTGTTTGTGTACCGATTCTAGTGTCATTGGAACTCCATTCTACATTATGGAGTTTTTGGAGGGCCGCATATTTTTAGACCCGATGCTACCC GGTGTAGCACCTAGTAGGAGGAGGGCTTTATACCATGCAAGTGCTAGAGCTTTAGCTTCTCTCCATTCTGTTGATGTCGATGCAATCGGTCTCGGAAACTATGGGCGACGCAACAACTACTGTAAACGACag GTTGAAAGGTGGGCAAATCAGTACATTGCTTCTACTGGTGAAGGAAAATCAGAGAGAAACCCGAAAATGTTAAAGTTGATTGATTGGTTGCGTCAGAATATTCCTTCAGAAGATTCTTCCGGAAGCACTGCAGGTCTAGTGCACGGTGATTTTCGGATTGATAATCTCGTTTTCCATCCCATTGAG GATAAAGTGATTGGAATTCTTGATTGGGAGTTATCGACTCTTGGAAATCAGATGTGTGATGTTGCATACAACTGTTTG ATGTATGTTGGAGATATTTCACATGATAAAGTGAAACATAACAACGGTTTTGAAGTAACCGATGTTCCTGAAGGTGTTCCTTTGTTGGAAGAGTATTTGAATGATTACTGCTCTGCTGCT GGAAAACCATGGCCTGTTACTGGATGGAAATTTTATGTTGCATTCTCGCTTTTTCGTGGTGCATCAATCTTAGCAGGTGTCCACAGTAGATATATTATG GGTAATGCATCAGGTGGAAAGCGTGCTCAAGATGCAGGGGAAAAAGCCAATGATCTTATACAAATTGCTTGGTCTTATATTCAACGTGAAACTGTTCTGTCACAAAACCCTCTATCAG GTACAAAAGGAAAAGACTATGTATATGGTGTTGCAAATAACAAGATAGATGAAGAGTTAGAAGAGGGAGGGAGATTTGTTCCTAACAAAAAGGTTAAGGATCTAAGAGAAAAATTGATTAAATTTATGGAGGAACGTATTTATCCTATGGAACCCGAGTTCAGTAAGCTTGCTCAATCTTCGATGCGATGGACGGTTCACCCAGAAGAGGAAAAGTTGAAGGAAATGGCGAAAAAAGAAGGCCTATGGAACCTTTTCATACCT GTTGATAGTGCTGCAAGGGCAAGAGAAGTACTTTTTGGAGGAAGAGATGATAATGCTATTGGAATGGGATTTCCTAACCAATTGGGTGCTGGACTTTCGAATCTCGAATATGGATACCTTTGTGAGATCATGGGTCGTTCTGTGTGGGCTCCACAGGTGTTCAACTGCGGAGCACCTGATACCGGAAATACGGAG GTATTATTGCGCTATGGAAACAAAGAACAACTTCAAGAATGGCTTATTCCATTGCTTAATGGAACAATTCGGTCTGGATTTGCAATGACAGAACCTCAAGTTGCCTCATCTGATGCAACCAATATTGAGTGTTCTATAAAAAG AGAAGGTGATACATATGTTATAAACGGAAAGAAGTGGTGGACAAGTGGAGCCATGGATCCTAGATGCAAACTCCTTATAGTTATG GGAAAAACCGATTTCAATGCACCAAGTCATAAGCAACAGTCCATGATTCTGGTAGATATCAATACTCCTGGTGTAACGGTCGTTAGACATTTAACGGTATTCGGGTTCGATGATGCACCGCATGGTCATGCAGAAGTTTCGTTTGAGAATGTTTGTGTTCCTGCTAAAAATATCCTCTTGGGTGAGGGTCGTGGATTTGAGATTGCACAG GGTAGGTTGGGTCCCGGGAGGTTGCATCATTGCATGAGATTAATAGGTGCAGCCGAACGAGGGATGCAGTTGATGGTTCAGAGGGCTCTTGAAAGAAAAACATTCGGGAAACTAATCGCTCAGCATGGATCTTTTGTTACTGACTTGGCAAAG TGTCGAATAGAACTAGAGAGGACAAGACTTTTAGTTCTTGAAGCTGCAGACCAACTTGATCGACATGGAAACAAGAAAGCTCGTGGGGCCCTTGCGATGGCCAAG GTAGCAGCTCCAAATATGGCTTTGAAGGTGCTTGACACAGCAATACAAGTGCATGGTGCAGCAGGTGTATCAGGAGACACTGTTTTGTCTCTTCTTTGGGCTACGGCTAGAACTCTCAGAATTGCCGATGGTCCAgatgaagttcatttgggaacgatTGCCAAATTAGAATTGAAGAGAGCTAAGCTTTGA